From a region of the Candidatus Eisenbacteria bacterium genome:
- a CDS encoding glycosyltransferase family 1 protein produces the protein MRPIWDVVWLSDIPWGSLWQRPQQLATRIPGDARILFVEPWALGHAPAVRPVPVAPRIARVSFPFLPLHARAHRLRRLAYHFGSSAPATAAFFALQRAWARGLRGFFRPNAKRLALVQNFMSAPALDAWRPDRVVYDMIDAPLHFAPVPPRLVPLWEGLLRRADRVVVTSGPLQALAKSGGARESLLVGNGVEASRFRSAESHPATLPGPPDTPVLGYVGSIHAWFDVPLVAALARAIPEARIVLVGPAHPATAREIARAAALAPNLHWIGPKPYAEIPSIVGAFRVGLIPFRRTPLTEAVNPVKLYEYAAAGVPCVTTRFSDEVDLWSEAARVASTEEQFVSEARALLAAPPDRAPLRAFAERHDWDEIARRFTAICLEDAA, from the coding sequence GTGCGTCCCATCTGGGACGTCGTCTGGCTGAGTGACATCCCATGGGGGAGCCTCTGGCAGCGGCCGCAACAACTCGCGACCCGCATTCCCGGCGACGCGAGGATTCTCTTCGTGGAGCCGTGGGCCCTTGGCCACGCCCCCGCGGTGAGGCCCGTCCCGGTCGCTCCCAGGATCGCGCGCGTATCGTTCCCATTCCTGCCCCTTCACGCGCGAGCGCATAGGCTGCGGCGCTTGGCGTACCACTTCGGGAGCTCGGCGCCGGCGACGGCGGCGTTCTTCGCGCTCCAGCGCGCGTGGGCCCGCGGGCTCCGGGGATTCTTCCGCCCGAATGCCAAGCGGCTCGCCCTCGTGCAGAACTTCATGAGCGCTCCCGCGCTGGACGCGTGGCGGCCCGATCGGGTCGTCTACGACATGATCGACGCGCCGCTCCACTTCGCGCCGGTCCCGCCGCGGCTCGTGCCGCTCTGGGAGGGACTGCTGCGCCGGGCGGACCGGGTGGTCGTCACGTCGGGTCCGCTCCAGGCGCTCGCGAAGAGCGGAGGCGCTCGCGAATCGCTGCTCGTGGGAAACGGAGTGGAAGCGTCCCGGTTCCGCTCGGCGGAGTCCCACCCCGCGACCTTGCCGGGCCCGCCCGACACGCCGGTCCTGGGCTACGTCGGATCGATCCATGCGTGGTTCGACGTTCCCCTGGTCGCGGCGCTCGCGCGCGCCATCCCCGAGGCGAGGATCGTGCTCGTTGGTCCGGCGCACCCCGCGACCGCGCGGGAGATCGCGCGCGCCGCGGCTCTGGCGCCGAATCTCCACTGGATCGGACCCAAGCCCTACGCCGAGATCCCGTCGATCGTCGGGGCGTTCCGCGTGGGGCTCATCCCGTTCCGGAGAACGCCGCTCACGGAGGCGGTCAATCCGGTGAAGCTGTACGAGTACGCGGCCGCGGGCGTTCCGTGCGTGACGACCCGGTTCAGCGACGAGGTCGACCTCTGGTCCGAGGCGGCCCGCGTCGCATCGACCGAGGAGCAATTCGTGAGCGAGGCGCGGGCGCTTCTCGCCGCGCCGCCCGACCGGGCGCCGCTCCGCGCCTTCGCCGAGCGGCACGACTGGGATGAGATCGCCCGCCGCTTCACCGCGATCTGCCTGGAGGACGCCGCGTGA
- a CDS encoding glycosyltransferase family 2 protein, translated as MGRAPGRASRPVQGNPVSADPTWAVVLAHNQHRYTRECLTSILALDPPADRVLVVDNASTDGTPERVRAEFPSVEVLALGENRYFAGGVNAGLARALEGGADSILVLNNDVVLDRGALGTLRAALAADPARGAASPKLFFYDPPDRIWFAGGIVSRGFALLRHRGIHRTAGAFKDGARPIDYVSGAAALLSRRALTTVGLLDPDFVIYVEDADWSARAREAGFTLWYEPAARGWHHVSVTSGGGLTPLKAYFRLRSGALYLTRHAESWERPLAWGAYGLWTVALLVRSAFRSDFPSGRALVLGFLDFTRILLGLKPPERRPEAFAPRTPSR; from the coding sequence GTGGGGCGCGCTCCGGGACGCGCTTCTCGACCTGTACAAGGAAACCCCGTGAGCGCGGATCCCACGTGGGCGGTCGTGCTCGCCCACAACCAGCACCGGTATACGCGGGAGTGCCTCACCTCGATTCTCGCCCTCGATCCGCCGGCGGACCGCGTGCTCGTGGTCGACAATGCCTCGACGGACGGAACGCCGGAGCGCGTGCGCGCGGAGTTCCCTTCGGTCGAGGTGCTGGCCCTCGGGGAGAATCGCTACTTCGCGGGCGGGGTGAACGCGGGCCTCGCGAGGGCGCTCGAGGGAGGCGCGGATTCGATCCTGGTCTTGAACAACGACGTCGTGCTCGATCGCGGCGCGCTCGGGACCCTTCGCGCGGCGCTCGCGGCCGATCCTGCGCGCGGGGCTGCGAGCCCGAAGCTCTTCTTCTACGACCCGCCCGACCGGATCTGGTTCGCGGGCGGCATCGTGTCGCGCGGCTTCGCCCTGCTCAGGCACCGCGGCATCCACAGGACGGCCGGCGCCTTCAAGGACGGCGCCCGTCCGATCGATTACGTCTCCGGGGCGGCCGCGCTGCTCTCCCGCCGGGCGCTCACGACGGTCGGCCTCCTCGATCCGGACTTCGTCATCTACGTGGAGGATGCCGATTGGTCGGCCCGCGCGCGAGAGGCGGGCTTCACCCTCTGGTACGAGCCCGCGGCGCGCGGGTGGCACCACGTCTCGGTGACGAGCGGGGGCGGGCTCACCCCCCTCAAGGCCTACTTTCGACTCCGGAGCGGCGCTCTTTACCTCACGCGGCACGCCGAGTCGTGGGAGCGCCCGCTCGCGTGGGGGGCGTACGGGCTCTGGACGGTTGCCCTGCTCGTGCGATCGGCCTTCCGCTCGGATTTCCCTTCGGGCCGCGCGCTTGTCCTCGGCTTCCTCGACTTCACGCGTATTCTCCTCGGCCTGAAGCCACCCGAGCGTAGACCCGAAGCATTCGCTCCCCGAACTCCTTCGCGCTGA
- a CDS encoding NAD-dependent epimerase/dehydratase family protein, with amino-acid sequence MNRALVTGAAGFVGSTLVEALLDSGWEVVGADAFTENYPPARKRANLARALAHPRFRLVESDLRTAPIEPLLEGISHVAHLAALPGVRLSWGEPFREYAEHNVVATQRLLEGLRVHAVERAVVASSSSIYGLPARFPTPEEEPPRPISPYGVTKLSTEALLHAYRATFRLPVVALRYFTVYGPRQRPDMGFHGFFEAARLGTPVTIYGDGGQTRDFTYVDDAVRGTMLAMTRPAPELAYNIGGGHRISLNEVLKRMEQVTGRTIDRKQVAPPPGDPRDTSADVSRARRDLGYEPRTDLTDGLRRQWEWQRNG; translated from the coding sequence GTGAATCGCGCGCTGGTGACCGGGGCGGCGGGCTTCGTAGGCTCGACCCTGGTCGAGGCGCTGCTGGATTCGGGATGGGAGGTGGTTGGGGCGGACGCCTTCACGGAGAACTACCCGCCGGCGCGGAAGCGCGCGAACCTCGCCCGGGCGCTCGCGCACCCTCGATTTCGACTCGTCGAGTCGGACCTTCGCACGGCGCCGATCGAGCCCCTGCTCGAGGGCATCTCGCACGTGGCGCACCTGGCGGCGCTGCCGGGCGTGCGCTTGAGCTGGGGGGAGCCGTTCCGTGAGTACGCCGAGCACAACGTCGTCGCGACGCAGCGGCTCCTGGAAGGGCTGCGCGTCCACGCGGTGGAGCGGGCGGTGGTGGCGTCGAGCTCATCGATCTACGGGCTTCCGGCGCGATTCCCGACGCCGGAGGAGGAGCCGCCGCGGCCGATCTCCCCGTATGGAGTGACCAAGCTGTCGACCGAGGCGCTCCTCCACGCCTACCGCGCGACCTTTCGGCTCCCGGTCGTCGCCCTTCGCTACTTCACGGTCTACGGGCCGCGCCAGCGGCCCGACATGGGATTTCACGGATTCTTCGAGGCAGCCCGCCTCGGGACGCCGGTCACGATCTACGGGGACGGCGGGCAGACCCGCGATTTCACCTACGTCGACGACGCGGTGCGCGGCACCATGCTCGCGATGACGCGACCCGCGCCCGAGCTGGCGTACAATATCGGCGGCGGGCATCGAATCTCATTGAACGAGGTGCTGAAGCGAATGGAGCAGGTGACGGGACGAACGATCGATCGGAAGCAGGTCGCTCCGCCGCCGGGCGATCCCCGCGACACCTCCGCGGACGTGTCGCGCGCGCGGCGCGATCTGGGATACGAGCCGCGGACCGATCTGACCGACGGGTTGAGGCGGCAATGGGAGTGGCAGCGGAATGGCTAA
- a CDS encoding glycosyltransferase family 4 protein — protein MRVASCCGRCQRLPHGMSLSQTTSQMGRTWASVMAHPMRVPGRARRSQGVGCERSLTGGAGSRSVPPVTRDLRIAIDLRPLALESVTGVGVVIGQILEELEGEGATFVGVSNRPVPHGRIPPTVPVLVRRGAGGRIRWEWNALPRLLRRIDPAPDLFHAAWNHGLPKGLPFPSILTIHDLIPWRFPRDVPWPRPAWLHRALYRRALSSSAREAAAIVTVSETSRSDIEEHLPTAAHRVEVVPNPLPRWFRPAEEADGMPLRARLAGGRPYWLYLGGFDPRKAIPTLLEAVSQAFPDRTSAPMLALAGARNTYARRCEGMARRLGLPARFLGHVPDSELPALFAGASLFIYPSLHEGFGIPLLFAMAAGVPIVASDGGSVPEVVGDAGHLFPAGDVRALAGILRGAATDPDSLTGYAARGRERVRRFSAKEFGERMLRVYARVASGRGEYA, from the coding sequence ATGCGGGTCGCGAGTTGTTGCGGCCGCTGCCAGAGGCTCCCCCATGGGATGTCACTCAGCCAGACGACGTCCCAGATGGGACGCACGTGGGCCTCCGTGATGGCGCATCCCATGAGGGTACCGGGCCGCGCAAGGCGAAGTCAAGGCGTAGGATGCGAGCGATCGTTGACCGGAGGCGCCGGCTCCCGTAGCGTGCCGCCGGTGACCCGCGATCTTCGAATCGCCATCGACCTCCGCCCGCTCGCGCTCGAGTCCGTTACGGGCGTCGGGGTCGTCATCGGGCAGATTCTCGAAGAGCTCGAGGGGGAGGGCGCCACGTTTGTGGGCGTCTCGAACCGCCCCGTACCCCATGGCCGGATTCCTCCGACCGTCCCGGTTCTCGTCCGCCGGGGCGCGGGCGGGCGGATTCGATGGGAATGGAATGCGCTGCCCCGACTCCTCCGGCGCATCGACCCGGCTCCCGATCTCTTTCACGCTGCGTGGAATCATGGGCTGCCGAAGGGGCTCCCCTTTCCGTCGATCCTGACCATCCACGATCTGATTCCCTGGCGCTTTCCGCGCGACGTCCCGTGGCCGAGGCCAGCGTGGCTCCACAGGGCGCTCTATCGCCGTGCTCTCTCCTCCTCGGCCCGCGAAGCGGCCGCGATCGTGACCGTGAGCGAGACGAGCCGATCCGACATCGAGGAGCACCTCCCGACCGCCGCGCACCGGGTCGAGGTCGTGCCGAATCCGCTCCCGCGCTGGTTCCGACCGGCGGAAGAGGCCGACGGCATGCCGCTTCGAGCCCGCCTGGCCGGCGGCCGCCCGTACTGGCTCTATCTCGGGGGATTTGACCCGCGCAAGGCGATTCCGACCCTACTCGAGGCGGTTTCCCAGGCGTTTCCGGATCGTACGTCCGCCCCGATGCTGGCCCTGGCCGGCGCCCGGAACACGTATGCGCGCAGGTGCGAAGGGATGGCGCGCCGGCTTGGGCTGCCCGCCCGGTTCTTGGGCCACGTACCGGACTCCGAGCTGCCCGCGCTCTTCGCCGGCGCCTCGCTCTTCATCTACCCCTCGCTCCACGAGGGGTTCGGAATCCCGCTCCTCTTCGCGATGGCCGCCGGCGTACCGATCGTCGCGAGCGACGGCGGCTCGGTGCCCGAGGTGGTGGGCGACGCTGGCCACCTCTTCCCCGCGGGGGACGTCCGGGCCCTCGCGGGGATCCTGCGCGGGGCCGCGACCGATCCGGATTCCCTGACAGGCTACGCGGCCCGGGGGCGCGAGCGGGTTCGCAGGTTCAGCGCGAAGGAGTTCGGGGAGCGAATGCTTCGGGTCTACGCTCGGGTGGCTTCAGGCCGAGGAGAATACGCGTGA
- a CDS encoding glycosyltransferase family 2 protein: MANVGGDAAPGQAPGLDLTVLVPVLNEAENMRPLVEKIVQDLKPLGKSYEILVIDDGSTDGTFDQLRALAPSTPALRAIRFRRNFGKSAALSSGFREARGRVVVTMDGDLQDDSAEIARLLAKIDEGFDLVSGWKQNRKDSISKTVPSKLFNAVTSAVSGVPLHDMNCGLKAYREEVTRTIHLRGELHRFIPVLAHWSGFRVGEIRTVHHPRIHGKTKFGVSRFLNGFLDLTAVMFLTTSSNRPVHLFGRVGIAFALAGAALTVGYTWPWFLGEGLRLRPGLLFGLVLVILGIQFLSLGFLGEMIAGSRAEEPHYAIRERL; the protein is encoded by the coding sequence ATGGCTAACGTCGGAGGAGACGCCGCGCCGGGCCAGGCTCCCGGGCTCGACCTGACGGTGCTCGTGCCGGTCCTGAACGAGGCCGAGAACATGCGGCCCCTGGTCGAGAAGATCGTTCAGGATCTGAAGCCGCTCGGAAAGAGCTACGAGATCCTCGTGATCGACGACGGCTCGACCGACGGCACGTTCGACCAGCTGCGGGCGCTCGCGCCCTCGACTCCCGCGCTCCGGGCCATCCGCTTCCGGCGGAATTTCGGAAAATCGGCGGCCCTCTCGAGCGGCTTCCGCGAGGCGCGCGGCCGCGTGGTCGTCACGATGGACGGTGATCTGCAGGACGACTCGGCCGAGATCGCGCGGCTCCTCGCGAAGATCGATGAGGGATTCGACCTCGTCTCCGGATGGAAGCAAAACCGGAAGGATTCGATCAGCAAGACGGTCCCGTCCAAGCTCTTCAACGCCGTGACCTCGGCGGTGAGCGGCGTGCCCCTCCACGACATGAACTGCGGGCTCAAGGCGTATCGAGAGGAGGTCACGCGCACGATCCACCTTCGGGGCGAGCTCCACCGGTTCATCCCGGTCCTCGCGCACTGGAGCGGGTTTCGCGTGGGGGAGATCCGCACCGTCCACCACCCGCGAATTCATGGAAAGACGAAGTTCGGCGTCTCGCGCTTCTTGAACGGATTTCTCGACCTCACGGCCGTCATGTTCTTGACGACGAGCAGCAACCGGCCGGTTCATCTGTTCGGACGGGTGGGCATCGCGTTCGCGCTGGCGGGCGCCGCTCTCACGGTGGGCTACACCTGGCCCTGGTTCCTGGGCGAGGGCTTGAGGCTCCGTCCGGGCCTCCTCTTCGGGCTCGTTCTCGTCATCCTCGGGATTCAATTCCTCTCGCTCGGCTTCCTGGGCGAGATGATCGCGGGAAGCCGTGCGGAAGAGCCCCACTACGCGATCCGCGAGCGCCTCTAG
- a CDS encoding glycosyltransferase produces the protein MRVALLGPTHPYRGGIAHYTTLLARAFAKSHDTHIISFKRLYPGLLFPGVTQFDRSADALLPPVEPEPILDSINPLTWRRAGMRLRELGPDLLIVPWWHPFFGPSLGMAARLARVGDRPKRIFLVHNVEPHEPTPLNRWLRHYGLLAADGFMVHAQAEAERLKARVRGGPIRIHPHPTYEFFSEHPPSRESARAAIAARGRVILFFGYVRPYKGLADLLEGLRLARGDAWDQCYVVGEFYEPRARYEPALHDPALRGKVTVVDRYLANEEVATYFAAADVVALPYRSATGSGIVQIAFGAGVPVIATRTGGLDEVVEDDVSGLLVPPSDPGALALAIERFFGEGLGPRLREGVERARGRFSWGALRDALLDLYKETP, from the coding sequence ATGAGGGTCGCGCTCCTGGGGCCTACCCACCCGTACCGCGGAGGGATCGCCCACTACACGACCCTTCTCGCGCGAGCGTTCGCGAAGTCGCACGACACCCATATCATCTCCTTCAAGCGGCTTTACCCCGGCCTGCTCTTCCCTGGCGTCACCCAGTTCGACCGGAGCGCGGATGCGCTCCTGCCGCCGGTCGAGCCCGAGCCGATCCTGGACAGCATCAACCCCCTGACATGGCGGCGGGCGGGAATGAGGCTGCGCGAGCTCGGTCCCGACCTGCTCATCGTGCCGTGGTGGCATCCCTTCTTTGGGCCGTCGCTCGGCATGGCCGCGCGGCTCGCGCGCGTCGGCGACCGCCCCAAGCGGATCTTCCTGGTCCACAACGTCGAGCCCCACGAACCGACGCCGCTCAACCGTTGGCTCCGGCACTACGGGTTGTTGGCGGCGGACGGATTCATGGTGCACGCGCAGGCCGAGGCGGAACGCCTCAAGGCCCGGGTGCGCGGCGGCCCCATCCGCATTCATCCCCACCCGACGTATGAATTCTTCAGCGAGCACCCGCCCTCGCGCGAATCGGCCCGGGCCGCGATCGCCGCGCGGGGGCGCGTGATCCTCTTCTTCGGCTACGTCCGTCCATACAAGGGACTCGCGGACCTCCTGGAAGGGCTCCGTCTCGCGCGGGGCGACGCATGGGATCAGTGCTACGTCGTGGGCGAGTTCTACGAGCCCCGCGCCCGGTACGAGCCCGCGCTTCACGACCCGGCGCTCCGAGGCAAGGTGACCGTTGTCGACCGATACCTCGCCAACGAGGAGGTGGCGACCTACTTCGCGGCCGCCGACGTCGTCGCGCTGCCGTACCGATCCGCGACCGGCTCCGGGATCGTGCAGATCGCCTTCGGGGCGGGCGTGCCGGTGATCGCGACGAGAACCGGCGGGCTCGATGAGGTCGTCGAGGACGACGTCTCCGGCCTCTTGGTGCCGCCGTCCGATCCGGGCGCTCTCGCGCTGGCGATCGAGAGGTTCTTCGGGGAAGGCCTGGGCCCGAGGCTTCGGGAGGGGGTGGAGCGCGCGCGCGGCCGCTTCTCGTGGGGCGCGCTCCGGGACGCGCTTCTCGACCTGTACAAGGAAACCCCGTGA
- a CDS encoding DUF2723 domain-containing protein: protein MSTTKRWHTLFAAIAFGVPLLAYIRTLTPTVPFWDSGEFIATSRILGLPHPPGNPVYTMLGRLLTLIPIETVAWRVNFMSALASALTCLFTFLFTVRALRRTVSGSSMVEWLGCELGGLVATFFLASVSAFWDSAIEAEVYSLSSCIIALTVWLAFNWWDHLGEPGNDNLLVLIVYILGVSTGVHLGTVLIAPGLLVLFMLARPSYFSNPRFLLPAIFLAVFVAVVFLAGALEIPIPGFVLAAVLGIAVLYAVINYRTYVKNNLVAWWVAAVLIGFTVQIFLLVRSQQMPNINEGAPGTLSTWLEYLSRKQYGPANPFERRAEVWYQIQHMYLRYVGQQWHLIERLGRLDLSSFWVKAVNAIPFLLFFLGAWWNYQRDRKTFWFFLTVHLVMGPALIFYLNFTDHEVREREYFFTNSYHFMAIWMGMGATALYQLLASGLAPSAVAGAPAPRPVPANGAAVDAPAALQPWPESTPTRLGLGLGAVALIGISLLPMRSGWFTHDRSGFYIAHDYAYNMLVPLERNAVVFTNGDNDTFPLWYIQEVEHVRRDVRVVNLSLLNTAWYIRQLRDQEPKVPISFTDQQLDVMGPYQDEKTGKIVWVKDLAVQDIIKTNAWRKPLYLAVTVPDQMGLDKRLTLEALVFRINTQESGRTIDIERTLHNLYGVFLYKGLLDKNRNYDTTVYKDENAYRLVQNYTAAHFQVAYQLQLLGKVPQAIRVLQDAAKISPDFPGLLEYLGRLYEDAGNMGEAERTYLQGVRRFPDAPEFHFHLGVTYFQSGRTEQGIAELRRAAELNQQYFDWFSALFTALWKVGRHSEAVDVLRTWIRAHPEDREGAGYLKQYEESLRILSGKPSPGGGRPPGKG, encoded by the coding sequence TTGAGCACTACGAAGCGGTGGCACACCCTCTTCGCCGCGATCGCGTTCGGCGTGCCGCTCCTGGCCTACATCCGCACGTTGACGCCGACGGTCCCGTTCTGGGATTCGGGCGAATTCATCGCCACATCGCGAATCCTGGGCCTGCCGCACCCCCCCGGGAATCCCGTCTACACCATGCTCGGGCGGCTGCTCACCCTCATCCCGATCGAGACCGTGGCGTGGCGCGTGAACTTCATGAGCGCGCTCGCGTCGGCGCTCACCTGTCTCTTCACGTTCCTCTTCACCGTGCGCGCGCTCCGCCGAACCGTCTCCGGCAGCTCGATGGTCGAATGGCTCGGCTGCGAGCTGGGGGGGCTGGTGGCGACGTTCTTCCTCGCCTCGGTGAGCGCGTTCTGGGACAGCGCGATCGAGGCGGAGGTCTACTCACTCTCCTCGTGCATCATCGCCCTGACGGTCTGGCTGGCGTTCAACTGGTGGGACCACCTGGGCGAGCCGGGGAACGACAACCTGCTCGTCCTGATCGTGTACATCCTGGGCGTCTCGACGGGCGTTCACTTAGGGACCGTCCTCATCGCTCCGGGCCTCCTCGTCCTCTTCATGCTGGCCCGCCCGAGCTATTTCTCGAACCCCAGATTTCTCCTGCCCGCGATTTTCCTCGCGGTCTTCGTGGCGGTGGTCTTCCTGGCCGGCGCGCTCGAGATCCCCATCCCCGGATTCGTGCTCGCGGCGGTCCTGGGAATCGCCGTTCTCTACGCGGTGATCAACTACCGCACGTACGTGAAGAACAATCTGGTGGCCTGGTGGGTGGCCGCCGTCCTGATCGGTTTCACGGTCCAGATCTTCCTCCTGGTCCGCAGCCAGCAGATGCCGAACATCAACGAAGGCGCTCCGGGGACCCTGTCGACGTGGCTCGAGTACCTGAGCCGCAAGCAGTACGGCCCCGCCAACCCGTTCGAGCGGCGCGCCGAGGTCTGGTATCAGATCCAGCACATGTACCTCCGCTACGTGGGCCAGCAGTGGCACCTGATCGAGCGGCTGGGCCGCCTCGACCTCTCGTCCTTCTGGGTCAAGGCGGTGAACGCGATTCCATTCCTCCTGTTTTTCCTGGGCGCATGGTGGAATTACCAGCGCGACCGGAAGACGTTCTGGTTCTTCCTCACGGTGCATCTCGTGATGGGGCCCGCTCTGATCTTCTACCTCAACTTCACCGACCACGAAGTGCGGGAGCGCGAGTACTTCTTCACGAACTCCTATCACTTCATGGCGATCTGGATGGGCATGGGCGCGACCGCCCTCTATCAGCTCCTCGCGAGCGGGCTCGCGCCGTCCGCCGTGGCGGGAGCGCCCGCGCCCCGACCGGTGCCGGCGAACGGGGCCGCCGTCGATGCCCCCGCGGCGCTCCAGCCCTGGCCCGAATCGACCCCGACGCGGCTGGGCCTCGGACTCGGAGCCGTCGCCCTGATCGGAATTTCGCTCCTGCCGATGCGGTCGGGTTGGTTCACGCACGACCGCTCCGGGTTCTATATCGCCCACGACTATGCCTACAACATGCTCGTGCCGCTGGAGAGGAACGCGGTCGTCTTCACCAACGGCGACAACGATACGTTCCCGCTCTGGTACATCCAGGAAGTGGAGCACGTCCGCCGCGACGTCCGCGTGGTCAACCTGAGCCTGCTCAACACGGCGTGGTACATCCGCCAGCTGCGCGACCAGGAGCCCAAGGTCCCGATCTCCTTCACCGACCAGCAGCTGGACGTGATGGGTCCCTACCAGGATGAGAAGACGGGGAAGATCGTCTGGGTGAAGGACCTCGCGGTGCAGGACATCATCAAGACGAACGCGTGGAGGAAGCCGCTCTACCTCGCGGTGACGGTCCCCGACCAGATGGGGCTCGACAAGCGGCTCACGCTCGAGGCGCTCGTCTTCCGCATCAATACGCAGGAGTCCGGGCGGACGATCGACATCGAACGGACGCTGCACAATCTCTACGGCGTCTTCCTCTACAAGGGACTCCTCGACAAGAACCGGAACTACGACACCACGGTCTACAAGGACGAGAACGCGTATCGGCTGGTGCAGAACTACACGGCGGCCCATTTCCAGGTCGCCTATCAGCTGCAGCTCCTCGGCAAGGTTCCCCAGGCGATCCGCGTGCTCCAGGACGCCGCGAAGATCTCGCCCGATTTCCCCGGGCTGCTGGAATATCTCGGCCGGCTGTACGAGGACGCGGGAAACATGGGAGAGGCGGAGAGGACCTATCTCCAGGGCGTGAGGCGCTTCCCCGACGCTCCGGAGTTTCATTTCCACCTCGGGGTGACGTACTTCCAGTCCGGGCGCACAGAGCAGGGGATCGCGGAGCTGCGCCGCGCGGCCGAGCTGAACCAGCAGTACTTCGACTGGTTCAGCGCCCTCTTCACGGCGCTCTGGAAGGTGGGAAGGCACTCGGAGGCCGTGGACGTGCTCCGCACCTGGATCCGCGCGCATCCCGAGGATCGCGAGGGCGCCGGGTATCTGAAGCAGTACGAGGAATCGCTCCGCATCCTCTCGGGGAAGCCTTCGCCGGGCGGCGGCCGGCCCCCCGGGAAGGGCTAG